From a single Peromyscus maniculatus bairdii isolate BWxNUB_F1_BW_parent chromosome 4, HU_Pman_BW_mat_3.1, whole genome shotgun sequence genomic region:
- the Zbtb6 gene encoding zinc finger and BTB domain-containing protein 6 codes for MAAESDVLHFQFEQQGDVVLQKMNLLRQQNLFCDVSIYINDTEFQGHKVILAACSTFMRDQFLLTQSKHVRITILQSAEVGRKLLLSCYTGALEVKRKELLKYLTAASYLQMVHIVEKCTEALSKYLEIDLSMKNNQHTDLCQSSDTDVKNEEENSDKDCEIIEISEDSPVNLDFHVKEEESNTLQSAVERLTSERRGMTSPELSTVDSGFKENEICILHVESISTDGVENEQFPQPCTSSKASMYFPETQHSLINSTVESRVAEVPGNQNQGLFCENTDGSHGTVNEIQNLDESFSLRHQCPRCPRGFLHVENYLRHLKMHKLFLCLQCGKTFTQKKNLNRHIRGHMGIRPFQCTVCLKTFTAKSTLQDHLNIHSGDRPYKCHCCDMDFKHKSALKKHLTSVHGRSSGEKLSRPDLKRQNLL; via the coding sequence ATGGCCGCTGAGTCTGATGTTCTACACTTCCAGTTTGAACAGCAAGGAGATGTGGTCTTACAGAAAATGAATCTCTTGAGACAGCAGAATTTATTTTGTGATGTATCGATTTATATTAATGATACTGAGTTCCAGGGGCACAAGGTGATTTTAGCTGCTTGCTCCACTTTCATGAGAGATCAGTTTCTACTCACACAGTCAAAACATGTCAGGATCACCATTCTGCAGAGTGCAGAAGTTGGCAGAAAGTTGTTGCTGTCCTGCTATACTGGAGCACTTGAAGTGAAAAGGAAAGAGCTTTTGAAATACCTGACTGCTGCCAGTTACCTCCAGATGGTTCACATTGTAGAAAAATGCACAGAAGCTTTGTCCAAGTATCTGGAAATTGATCTTTCTATGAAAAATAACCAACACACTGACTTGTGTCAATCTTCGGATACAGATGttaagaatgaagaagaaaattctgATAAAGACTGTGAGATAATTGAAATTTCAGAAGATAGTCCTGTAAACCTAGATTTCCATGTTAAAGAAGAGGAAAGCAACACATTACAGTCTGCCGTAGAGAGGTTGACATCAGAGCGAAGGGGAATGACGTCACCAGAGCTCTCTACAGTAGATAGTGGTTTTAAAGAGAATGAAATTTGTATCCTCCACGTAGAATCGATCAGTACAGATGGTGTAGAGAATGAGCAGTTTCCACAGCCTTGCACCTCATCCAAAGCAAGCATGTATTTCCCTGAAACACAGCATTCACTGATCAATTCTACAGTTGAAAGCAGAGTGGCAGAAGTTCCTGGAAATCAAAATCAAGGATTATTTTGTGAGAATACTGATGGAAGTCATGGTACAGTAAATGAGATCCAGAATCTAGATGAGAGTTTTTCATTGAGGCACCAGTGCCCCAGGTGCCCAAGGGGCTTTCTTCATGTAGAAAACTATCTGCGTCACCTTAAGATGCATAAACTGTTCTTGTGCTTGCAGTGTGGGAAAACatttacacagaagaaaaatctCAACCGGCATATACGAGGACACATGGGTATACGACCTTTTCAGTGTACCGTGTGCTTGAAGACCTTTACTGCTAAAAGCACACTTCAGGACCACTTGAACATACACAGTGGGGACCGGCCGTATAAATGCCATTGTTGTGATATGGATTTCAAACACAAATCTGCTCTCAAAAAGCACTTAACCTCTGTTCATGGCAGAAGTAGTGGTGAAAAACTATCTAGGCCTGATCTCAAAAGGCAGAATTTACTGTAA